From Pseudothermotoga thermarum DSM 5069, a single genomic window includes:
- a CDS encoding response regulator transcription factor, which produces MAKKRILVVDDDPSIIELVSYNLAREGYDVLKAYDGEEALKVAANEPVDLFIVDIMLPGMDGFELVRQLRSSEKYKTTPVIFLSAKGEEFDKVLGLELGADDYITKPFSIRELIARIKAVFRRIQLSAQEKEERPKKIVAKGLEIDVERYEVRVGGKKVNLTPLEFELLRFLAENEGKVFNRDVLLDKLWGYDYYGDTRTVDVHIRRLRTKIEEDPSNPKYIITVRGKGYKFRDPGKEE; this is translated from the coding sequence ATGGCTAAGAAAAGAATTTTGGTCGTTGATGACGATCCATCGATCATTGAGCTTGTAAGTTACAACCTCGCCAGAGAGGGATACGATGTTCTCAAAGCCTACGACGGCGAGGAAGCTTTGAAAGTCGCCGCCAACGAACCAGTGGATTTGTTCATCGTCGATATCATGTTACCCGGTATGGATGGTTTTGAACTTGTAAGACAGCTCAGATCAAGTGAAAAGTACAAAACAACACCGGTGATTTTCTTGAGCGCAAAAGGCGAGGAGTTTGACAAAGTTTTGGGACTGGAACTTGGCGCTGACGATTACATCACTAAGCCGTTCAGCATCAGAGAATTGATAGCAAGGATCAAAGCTGTTTTCAGAAGAATCCAATTGAGTGCACAAGAAAAGGAAGAAAGACCAAAGAAGATTGTTGCAAAAGGCTTGGAAATCGACGTTGAAAGGTACGAAGTCAGGGTCGGGGGTAAAAAAGTCAATTTAACCCCATTGGAATTTGAACTGCTCAGGTTCCTGGCGGAAAACGAAGGAAAAGTTTTCAACAGGGATGTTTTGCTTGACAAGCTTTGGGGTTATGACTACTATGGAGACACCAGAACCGTCGATGTTCACATTAGAAGACTTAGAACAAAAATTGAAGAAGATCCTTCCAATCCGAAGTACATAATCACTGTTAGAGGGAAGGGTTACAAGTTCAGAGACCCAGGGAAGGAAGAATAA
- a CDS encoding type II secretion system protein, with product MKKAFTVLEIVIVIAVFAVFTIVFALVINDYLKKAQQHIQILETIRQLTETANSVIRILSKASGSANSINVSEKVVQFQIIIPEILGTGIINCKLISEEDKLIYLEEEQMLTIPTRGVTVTFDPSTSLPIKFSVEANNPMNPNSKISMTFSVYPPGIGM from the coding sequence TTGAAAAAAGCTTTTACTGTTTTGGAAATCGTAATAGTCATAGCTGTTTTCGCTGTTTTTACTATTGTTTTTGCTTTGGTGATAAATGACTACTTAAAAAAAGCGCAGCAACACATACAGATTTTAGAAACAATCCGCCAGCTTACGGAAACTGCAAATAGCGTTATTCGCATTCTCAGCAAAGCCAGCGGGTCTGCAAACTCTATAAATGTTTCTGAAAAGGTTGTTCAATTTCAAATTATAATACCTGAAATACTCGGAACTGGAATAATAAATTGCAAATTGATTTCGGAAGAAGATAAACTCATTTATCTGGAAGAAGAACAGATGCTCACCATACCAACCAGAGGTGTAACTGTTACTTTTGATCCTTCAACATCCTTGCCGATAAAATTCTCCGTCGAAGCAAACAATCCGATGAACCCAAATTCAAAGATTTCAATGACTTTTTCTGTTTATCCACCGGGAATTGGGATGTGA